GAGCAGTTTGCACATGTAAGAAGAACAGTGTTAAAATTAGTTGAAGCAATCAAAAAAAATGTACATGAAGCGCTTTTTATAGTGTACGAAGATTGGCTTCCTTCATTTAAAGAAAAAAGCGATATGGAGCTTGCTCTCGATTTATTGCTTTTTGCATATAGAGATATTGTTACTGTAAAATCTGATTCTAAAAGCACGCTTGTCTACCCAGACATGCTTGCGACTTTTCGTGAACTTGCTTTGCACAGCACATTTGATCAATTATCAAAGCAAATGCAGGCTATTTTGCAAACAAGACAAAATTTACAGCGCAATATGAATCGTACGCTGATGATGGAGCAGCTAATGCTGAATCTGCAGGAGGGATATACATTTGTATAATGTAGTTGGTGTCCGCTTTAAAAAGGCGGGTAAAATATATTACTTTGATCCTGCGATGTATCTACTAGAAAAAGGTCAGCATGTAATAGTAGAAACAGCCCGTGGGGTTGAGTTTGGTAAAGTTGTTGTTCCTATGAAGCAGGTTGGTGAAAAAGATGTTGTTTTACCTTTAAAACAAGTATTAAGACCAGCCGATGAACGTGACAAAATCCAGGTGGAAGAAAATTATAATGAGTCAAGAAGAGCTTTTGAGTTAGCAAGTCAAAAGATCAGTGAACATAACTTAGATATGAAGCTCGTTGATGTTGAATATACATTTGATAGAAATAAAATTATCTTTTATTTTACTGCAGAAGGTCGAGTAGATTTTCGTGAGTTAGTAAAAGATTTAGCTTCTATTTTCCGTACACGAATTGAACTTCGCCAAATTGGTGTTCGAGATGAAGCAAAATTATTAGGTGGAATTGGTCCTTGTGGTCGAATGCTTTGTTGCTCTACCTTCTTAGGCGACTTTGATCCAGTATCTATTAAAATGGCGAAAGATCAAAATTTATCTTTAA
Above is a genomic segment from Lysinibacillus sp. PLM2 containing:
- the yaaT gene encoding stage 0 sporulation protein YaaT, whose translation is MYNVVGVRFKKAGKIYYFDPAMYLLEKGQHVIVETARGVEFGKVVVPMKQVGEKDVVLPLKQVLRPADERDKIQVEENYNESRRAFELASQKISEHNLDMKLVDVEYTFDRNKIIFYFTAEGRVDFRELVKDLASIFRTRIELRQIGVRDEAKLLGGIGPCGRMLCCSTFLGDFDPVSIKMAKDQNLSLNPTKISGICGRLMCCLKYENDDYETAKEGMPDVGDITMTPDGVGKVVGINVLERILQVYLEEQERTAEYSLEEILECEKNFI